The Oncorhynchus tshawytscha isolate Ot180627B linkage group LG20, Otsh_v2.0, whole genome shotgun sequence genome has a window encoding:
- the LOC112219398 gene encoding cytosolic purine 5'-nucleotidase isoform X3, translating into MYGNLLKVDSNGNILLCSHGFTFLKRDKIQDYYPNNFIQRGNTDRFYILNTLFNLSETYLDGCLVDLFTRCSRYENCQKGFKHGDLFMSFRSMFQDVRDAMDYVHDTGSLKESTLRNLDKYVVRDVNLPVLLTRIKEVAKVFLATNSDYNYTEAIMKYLLETPPGAKYPKKPWRTFFDLVVVDTRKPLFFAEGTVLRQVDTNTGKLRIGTYTGELQHGTVYSGGSSDIVCELLDVKGKDILYVGDHIFGDILKSKKRQGWKTFLVVPELAKELQVWTEKNHLFEELKHLDIFLAELYKHLDSSCRECPDITAIQTRMKVVTYRMDLSYGQMGSLLRSGSRQTLFASQLMRYADLYSSTCINLLHYPFSYLFRAPPVLMPHESSGDNHPLDFPSPEFSVLDQIQKIAEAKRASEDNTAELKDT; encoded by the exons TAAAAAG GGACAAGATCCAAGACTACTACCCCAACAACTTCATTCAGAGAGGCAACACTGACCGCTTCTATATCCTCAATACTCTCTTCAACCTTTCAG AGACGTATCTGGATGGCTGCCTTGTGGACCTCTTCACCAGATGCAGCAGATACGAAAA cTGCCAGAAAGGCTTCAAACATGGTGACTTGTTCATGTCCTTCAGAAGCATGTTCCAGGATGTTCGAGATGCAATGGACTATGTTCATGATACG GGCAGTCTGAAGGAAAGCACTCTGAGGAATTTGGATAAATATGTTGTCAGAGAC GTAAACTTGCCTGTTCTCCTGACTCGTATTAAGGAGGTGGCCAAAGTGTTCCTGGCGACCAACAGTGATTACAACTACACAGAG GCTATCATGAAATACTTGCTTGAAACTCCACCAGGTGCCAAG tACCCCAAAAAACCGTGGCGCACCTTCTTTGACCTTGTCGTCGTGGATACCAGGAAGCCACTGTTCTTTGCCGAGGGAACTGTGCTGAGACAAGTGGACACG AACACAGGGAAGCTCCGTATTGGAACATACACTGGAGAACTCCAGCATGGAACTGTCTACTCTGGCG gctCCTCAGACATTGTATGTGAACTGCTGGATGTGAAGGGGAAGGACATTCTCTATGTGGGTGACCACATCTTTGGGGACATCCTAAAGTCTAAGAAGAGGCAAGGTTGGAAGACCTTCCTGGTGGTGCCTGAGCTGGCCAAAGAGCTGCAGGTGTGGACAGAGAAGAACC ATCTCTTTGAAGAGCTAAAGCATCTTGATATATTTTTAGCTGAGTTGTACAA GCACCTGGACAGTAGCTGTAGAGAGTGCCCAGACATCACTGCCATTCAGACACGGATGAAG GTGGTGACCTATAGGATGGATCTGTCCTATGGGCAGATGGGCAGCCTGCTGCGGAGTGGCTCCAGACAGACTCTGTTTGCCAGCCAACTCATGCGTTACGCAGACCTGTACTCTTCCACCTGCATCAACTTGCTCCACTACCCCTTCAGTTACCTGTTCAGAGCCCCACCTGTCCTG ATGCCCCATGAGTCCTCGGGGGATAATCACCCCCTTGACTTCCCTTCACCTGAGTTCTCTGTTCTGGATCAAATCCAGAAGATAGCCGAAGCCAAG AGGGCGAGTGAGGATAACACAGCGGAACTGAAAGACACGTGA